The Doryrhamphus excisus isolate RoL2022-K1 chromosome 1, RoL_Dexc_1.0, whole genome shotgun sequence genome includes a window with the following:
- the cldn1 gene encoding claudin-1 translates to MANAGVQLLGFSLGFLGFIGSIASTVMVEWKASSYAGDNIITAQALYEGLWKSCASQSTGQVQCKVYDSLLQLPGIVVGTRGLMLAAILLCLIAILVAVVGMKCTTCLTDQPEQKDKVALTGGIILIIAGLLALVGTSWYANRIAQDFYDPFTPTNSRYEFGSALFVGWGAAFLIIIGGAFLCCNCGKKDSGKALRYPRSNAASNAGKDYV, encoded by the exons ATGGCCAATGCTGGAGTACAACTTCTTGGCTTCTCGCTGGGTTTCCTGGGCTTCATCGGCTCCATCGCTTCCACGGTCATGGTGGAGTGGAAAGCTTCGTCTTATGCAGGGGATAACATCATAACAGCTCAGGCGCTTTATGAAGGCCTGTGGAAGTCATGTGCGTCGCAGAGCACAGGCCAGGTTCAGTGTAAAGTGTACGATTCCCTTCTCCAGCTACCAG GTATTGTTGTGGGCACGCGTGGACTGATGCTGGCGGCCATCTTGCTGTGCTTGATCGCCATCTTGGTGGCTGTCGTGGGCATGAAGTGTACCACCTGTTTAACAGATCAGCCCGAGCAGAAGGACAAAGTGGCTTTAACCGGCGGGATCATCTTGATCATAGCCG GCCTCCTGGCTCTGGTGGGAACGTCGTGGTACGCCAACAGGATAGCGCAGGATTTTTACGACCCCTTCACTCCGACTAATTCCAG GTACGAATTCGGGAGCGCCCTCTTTGTCGGATGGGGAGCTGccttcctcatcatcatcgGGGGAGCCTTCCTGTGCTGCAACTGCGGCAAGAAGGATTCAGGGAAAGCGTTACGCTACCCACGATCCAACGCTGCGAGCAACGCCGGCAAAGACTATGTGTAG